Proteins encoded within one genomic window of Neorhizobium galegae bv. orientalis str. HAMBI 540:
- a CDS encoding sulfatase family protein — translation MAERPNIILIMTDQQRYDSISALGFPYAVTPNIDALVEKGVALTNCHVNAPSCVPSRASLFSGYYPHTTGVLANGQAWQRTWVEQLRDAGYRCVNVGKMHTIPYNSDSGFHERYVVENKDRYMEGRWYFDEWDKALAANGLVKQQREHYRKLDDYRDRLGCFDWKLPEALHSDAFVGNMAKWWVETYPTTEPLFLQVGFPGPHPPFDPPARYAEPYLRRNDLPLPRPTKEELRSLHQELKDKRQHDVEVDHDSVVWSLDPSEDQMQRLWAHYLGNVTLIDEKVGELLGSLLERGYLEDAIVIFTSDHGECLGEHGLIQKWSMYDVVTRVPTVIWSTAGRFEGGRSVDGLCQLFDLGPTILEYAGIVPPKTFEAKSLKPALEGKDWTPRAHVFCEQIGDVAMAGGVEFMTGVRSDRWKLVHFKGSEDGQLFDLENDPKEVRNLWSDPAHAERKRELLDVMRDWLIESNFKTRDVMAGAR, via the coding sequence ATGGCTGAAAGGCCAAACATCATTCTGATCATGACGGACCAGCAGCGCTACGACTCGATATCGGCGCTCGGGTTTCCCTATGCCGTGACCCCCAATATTGATGCGCTTGTCGAAAAAGGCGTGGCGCTTACCAATTGCCACGTCAATGCGCCAAGCTGCGTTCCCTCGCGCGCAAGCCTGTTCTCCGGCTACTACCCGCATACGACGGGCGTTCTGGCCAACGGCCAGGCATGGCAGCGGACATGGGTCGAGCAGCTACGTGACGCCGGCTATCGCTGCGTCAACGTCGGTAAGATGCATACAATACCCTATAATTCGGACTCCGGTTTCCACGAGCGCTACGTCGTGGAAAACAAGGATCGCTATATGGAAGGCCGCTGGTATTTCGACGAGTGGGACAAGGCGCTGGCCGCCAACGGACTCGTCAAACAGCAGCGCGAACACTACCGTAAGCTCGACGACTATCGTGACAGGCTGGGCTGCTTCGACTGGAAACTGCCCGAGGCGCTGCATTCCGACGCCTTCGTCGGCAATATGGCGAAGTGGTGGGTCGAGACCTATCCGACGACCGAGCCGCTGTTCCTGCAGGTCGGTTTCCCCGGGCCGCATCCACCGTTCGATCCGCCGGCGCGCTATGCCGAGCCGTATCTCAGGCGCAACGACCTGCCGCTGCCAAGGCCGACGAAAGAAGAGCTGCGCTCCCTCCATCAGGAGCTGAAGGACAAGCGCCAGCACGACGTGGAGGTCGATCACGACTCCGTCGTCTGGAGCCTCGATCCGTCTGAAGATCAGATGCAGCGGCTCTGGGCGCATTATCTTGGCAATGTCACGCTGATCGACGAAAAGGTTGGCGAACTGCTCGGTTCACTTCTGGAGCGCGGCTATCTCGAAGATGCCATCGTCATCTTCACCTCGGATCACGGCGAATGCCTGGGCGAGCATGGCCTGATCCAGAAATGGTCGATGTATGACGTCGTCACCCGCGTGCCGACCGTCATCTGGTCGACGGCTGGCCGGTTTGAGGGTGGACGCTCGGTCGACGGTCTCTGCCAGCTCTTCGACCTCGGTCCGACCATTCTCGAATATGCCGGCATTGTGCCGCCGAAAACCTTCGAAGCGAAAAGCCTTAAGCCGGCGCTCGAAGGCAAGGACTGGACGCCGCGCGCCCACGTGTTCTGCGAACAGATCGGCGACGTGGCAATGGCCGGCGGTGTCGAGTTCATGACCGGTGTGAGGAGCGACCGGTGGAAGCTCGTCCACTTCAAGGGCTCTGAGGATGGACAACTGTTCGACCTCGAGAACGACCCGAAGGAGGTGAGGAACCTCTGGAGCGATCCGGCCCATGCGGAACGGAAGCGCGAGCTTCTGGATGTTATGCGCGACTGGCTGATCGAATCCAACTTCAAGACGCGTGACGTCATGGCGGGTGCGCGATGA
- a CDS encoding LacI family DNA-binding transcriptional regulator, producing MTIELSDKVARNVPTLASIAERVGVSVNTVSRALRAPHTVRIELRRQINAAMEELNYVPNRLAGGLSGTRSDIVGVVVTSLYYSEFANIIDTLQSALLEHDLQVMLANTRYNADQELRLVRSILSWRPAAVAIIGVDHPPKVVELLKAADIPIIEMWDTGGEVIDTAVGFDHARVGAAQANHLIGQGYRRLAFVGSVRENDKRAQKRLSGLETAAAAAGLPDIVKHTAQQGGSPELGERLATELLQRHPEIDAIACNSDVVAFGVLRALRKLGRRVPEDIGVIGFGDNEAASCVSPSLTTVRPDRELIGKLTAEAIVARINDAKPYTAPVEWELIVRESTAR from the coding sequence ATGACGATTGAACTTTCCGACAAGGTGGCCCGCAACGTCCCGACCCTTGCTTCGATCGCCGAGCGGGTGGGCGTTTCAGTCAATACCGTCTCGCGCGCGTTGCGCGCCCCGCACACGGTCCGCATCGAACTTCGCCGCCAGATCAATGCTGCGATGGAGGAGCTGAATTACGTGCCCAACCGGCTCGCTGGCGGGCTTTCGGGCACGCGCTCGGACATTGTTGGCGTTGTCGTCACCTCGCTCTACTATTCCGAATTCGCCAACATCATCGATACGCTGCAATCAGCTTTGCTGGAGCATGACCTGCAGGTCATGCTCGCCAATACAAGGTACAATGCCGACCAGGAGCTGCGTCTCGTCCGGTCGATCCTGAGCTGGCGGCCGGCGGCCGTTGCCATCATTGGCGTCGACCATCCCCCGAAAGTCGTCGAGCTTCTCAAGGCTGCCGACATCCCGATCATCGAGATGTGGGACACGGGCGGTGAAGTGATTGATACCGCCGTTGGGTTCGATCACGCACGTGTCGGCGCAGCGCAAGCCAACCATCTCATAGGTCAGGGTTATCGGCGCCTTGCCTTCGTTGGCAGCGTTCGCGAAAACGATAAACGCGCGCAGAAGCGTTTGAGCGGGCTGGAAACTGCGGCAGCCGCGGCCGGCCTCCCCGACATCGTCAAGCACACGGCGCAGCAAGGCGGCAGCCCGGAACTCGGGGAGCGGCTTGCAACCGAGCTTCTGCAACGCCATCCCGAGATCGACGCAATCGCCTGCAACAGCGATGTCGTTGCGTTTGGCGTGCTTCGGGCACTTCGGAAACTCGGCCGGCGCGTTCCCGAAGATATCGGTGTTATTGGATTTGGAGACAACGAGGCGGCGAGCTGCGTTAGTCCCTCTCTAACGACGGTCCGCCCTGATCGCGAGCTTATCGGCAAACTGACGGCCGAGGCGATCGTCGCCCGGATCAATGATGCCAAGCCATACACCGCACCCGTCGAATGGGAGCTTATCGTTCGGGAAAGTACAGCTCGATAG
- the aztD gene encoding zinc metallochaperone AztD: protein MKLSLARNHLLAAVASGLIFAASGAFADDDHETKESWRLFVGDHTNPVVRAIDFENGKELGRYDVKGPAALTASASGRTVFATQSDQDIVHVLKTGIDFSDHGEHRDLDVSDVGLLPVTFEGKHPFHVVPHDDHAILFYDRGGKADIIDEVALLEGKADVKTVDTTKPHHGVAVTMGRFVLVSVPNTAVETKPDELPPRVGLRVVDETGRQLGDVAKCTDLHGEATSSQLVAFGCKEGVLVARPGGLDGPKLEMLAYPSDLPKGSTGTLLGGTAMQFFLGNYGEYKIVLIDPDSEKHFRLIDLPTRRVDFLLDPAAPRNAYILTEDGDLHVLDVIKGEIVRKGKITEPYSKDGHWRDPRPRLAVADGHVVITDPRHSLVRIVDAESLKEVRTIAVEGKPFTIVAVGGSGASH, encoded by the coding sequence ATGAAACTGTCTCTTGCTCGAAACCATCTGCTGGCAGCTGTCGCGTCAGGCCTCATCTTTGCTGCTTCCGGAGCGTTTGCCGATGACGATCACGAGACGAAAGAGTCGTGGCGCCTGTTTGTCGGCGATCATACGAATCCAGTCGTCCGCGCCATCGACTTCGAGAACGGCAAGGAACTCGGCCGCTATGACGTCAAGGGTCCCGCGGCCCTGACCGCCAGTGCGTCCGGCCGGACCGTATTTGCCACGCAGTCGGATCAGGACATCGTGCACGTCCTCAAGACGGGCATCGATTTCTCCGATCACGGCGAGCATCGGGATCTGGACGTTTCCGACGTCGGGCTGTTGCCCGTGACTTTCGAGGGCAAGCATCCTTTCCACGTCGTTCCGCATGACGACCATGCGATCCTCTTTTACGATCGAGGCGGCAAAGCGGATATCATCGATGAAGTAGCTCTTCTTGAGGGCAAGGCTGACGTGAAGACAGTCGACACCACCAAGCCGCACCATGGTGTCGCGGTGACGATGGGTCGTTTCGTACTCGTGTCGGTTCCAAACACCGCAGTCGAAACCAAGCCCGACGAATTGCCGCCGCGGGTCGGGCTTCGCGTCGTTGACGAGACGGGCAGGCAGCTCGGCGACGTCGCGAAATGCACCGATCTTCACGGCGAGGCCACTTCGTCCCAGCTGGTTGCTTTCGGTTGCAAGGAAGGCGTTCTTGTCGCTCGTCCCGGCGGACTTGATGGACCGAAACTGGAAATGCTCGCTTACCCATCTGACCTGCCGAAAGGTTCGACTGGTACCTTGCTTGGCGGCACGGCAATGCAGTTCTTCCTCGGCAACTACGGCGAATACAAAATCGTCCTGATCGATCCGGACAGCGAGAAGCACTTCCGGCTGATCGACCTTCCCACCCGCCGCGTTGACTTTTTGCTGGATCCGGCTGCGCCGCGCAACGCCTACATCCTGACCGAGGACGGTGATCTTCATGTGCTGGATGTGATCAAGGGCGAGATCGTTCGCAAGGGAAAGATCACGGAGCCCTACAGCAAGGACGGTCATTGGCGTGATCCGCGGCCGCGTCTTGCCGTGGCGGATGGTCATGTCGTCATCACCGATCCGCGGCATTCGCTGGTTCGCATCGTTGATGCGGAGAGCCTGAAGGAAGTCCGCACGATCGCCGTCGAGGGAAAACCCTTTACGATCGTTGCCGTGGGCGGCTCCGGTGCCTCGCATTGA
- a CDS encoding (2Fe-2S) ferredoxin domain-containing protein — MKTQGLSSQNVSGRAVLLIAKSAFAASPHLEMQRLAKLAAGVTGAGPVRFAFTEQGTPSLREALSDLLDEDVEIVVIVPLVLPMEPSFLIWLTKSLKRWKAADSRRWPVLSIARDIASSTLMARLIGELLETAEALDVPQTDKPPVAEGSLVPTQKRRVLVCQGGPCNAAGADVIWGHLRNQQERQKLRTAGDGTMTAKSTCLGPCNLAPVLQVFPEGTYYGGVNEDAIDRIIGEHLLGGGIVEDFAYHPTGRKQRLRTPSE; from the coding sequence GTGAAAACACAGGGATTATCTTCCCAAAACGTATCCGGGCGCGCCGTCCTGCTGATTGCGAAATCCGCCTTTGCGGCATCGCCGCATCTGGAAATGCAACGGCTCGCGAAACTTGCAGCCGGCGTGACCGGAGCCGGACCGGTTCGGTTCGCCTTTACCGAACAGGGTACCCCCTCTCTGCGCGAAGCGCTGTCCGATCTGCTCGACGAGGATGTCGAAATCGTCGTTATCGTGCCGCTCGTCCTGCCCATGGAGCCGAGCTTCCTTATCTGGCTGACGAAATCGCTGAAGCGCTGGAAGGCCGCCGATAGCCGGCGCTGGCCGGTCCTTTCGATCGCCCGGGATATCGCCTCGAGCACACTGATGGCGCGGTTGATCGGCGAACTGCTCGAAACCGCCGAAGCACTGGACGTGCCGCAGACCGACAAACCGCCAGTTGCCGAGGGATCGCTCGTGCCGACCCAGAAACGCCGCGTGCTCGTCTGCCAGGGCGGACCCTGCAATGCGGCCGGAGCCGATGTGATCTGGGGACATCTGCGCAACCAGCAGGAGCGGCAGAAACTGCGGACTGCCGGCGACGGCACGATGACCGCAAAATCCACCTGTCTCGGTCCCTGCAATCTGGCGCCCGTGCTGCAAGTGTTTCCGGAAGGAACCTATTACGGCGGCGTCAACGAAGACGCGATCGACCGGATCATCGGCGAGCACCTGCTCGGCGGCGGGATCGTCGAGGACTTCGCCTATCACCCAACGGGCCGCAAGCAGCGGCTTCGCACCCCATCCGAATAG
- a CDS encoding ABC transporter substrate-binding protein, with protein MTSHTLSRLAAAWLSATIFVTAGTVFAAEPVRVGATYITSGTDPAKGSNGWALVSHGVGENLFTVDRDGKLVPELAEKAQRIGDLTWTVTLKPGRLFSDGTPMTAKALAAGFDNTFANNKAALATGGKLTFEAADDLTLKVTTEKPVPFIQALFAEWPLIAYKPTAAGNAVFSGPYRISGFKADASITLEPNAHFAGADKRSPVNFRKFGDAQTLTLALEAGELDLAFGLPSEVVSRLQTNPDLAIKSFPVGYQYLAFFNTARPPMDDVKVRQAIDLAFDRKELATAINGGDPATGAYASYFPFAGREARSTDPAKAAALLDEAGWAKGRGGMREKGGKPLRLLVITYPQRPDLVTMLPVVKAELAKIGIAIDTQVVENIQQMAAAGDFDIALWAQHTAPTGDAAFFLNSMLRSGASLNYAKYASRDFDAILDRFATEGDPARRVAIALDAQQKLFDDAPASFLVSAVWYVGLSKRLKNYEPWGSDYHVLRADIGEAE; from the coding sequence TTGACGTCGCACACTCTATCGCGCCTGGCCGCCGCCTGGCTCAGTGCCACCATCTTTGTCACCGCAGGCACTGTCTTTGCAGCCGAGCCGGTTCGCGTCGGCGCCACCTACATCACCAGTGGCACGGATCCGGCCAAGGGCTCGAACGGCTGGGCGCTGGTTAGCCACGGGGTCGGCGAGAACCTCTTCACCGTCGATCGGGACGGCAAGCTCGTGCCGGAACTGGCCGAAAAGGCGCAGCGCATCGGCGACCTGACCTGGACCGTGACCCTGAAACCCGGCCGCTTGTTTTCCGACGGCACGCCGATGACCGCCAAGGCGCTGGCAGCAGGTTTCGACAACACATTCGCCAACAACAAGGCGGCGCTCGCCACCGGTGGCAAGCTGACCTTCGAGGCGGCCGACGACCTGACGCTGAAGGTGACAACCGAAAAGCCGGTACCGTTCATCCAGGCGCTCTTCGCGGAATGGCCGCTGATCGCGTACAAACCCACCGCGGCCGGCAACGCCGTCTTCAGCGGTCCTTATCGAATCTCGGGCTTCAAGGCGGATGCCTCGATCACGCTCGAGCCTAACGCGCATTTTGCCGGCGCCGACAAGCGTTCGCCGGTCAATTTCCGCAAGTTCGGCGATGCCCAGACCCTGACGCTGGCGCTGGAAGCAGGCGAGCTCGATTTGGCTTTCGGCTTGCCGTCGGAAGTCGTGAGCCGGCTCCAGACAAACCCTGATCTGGCGATCAAGTCGTTCCCGGTCGGATACCAGTATCTCGCCTTCTTCAACACGGCCCGGCCGCCGATGGATGATGTGAAGGTGCGCCAGGCGATCGATCTGGCCTTCGACCGCAAGGAGCTTGCAACCGCGATCAACGGCGGCGACCCCGCCACCGGCGCCTACGCCTCCTATTTCCCCTTTGCGGGCAGAGAGGCACGCTCGACCGACCCTGCCAAGGCCGCAGCGCTCCTCGACGAAGCCGGCTGGGCAAAAGGCCGCGGCGGCATGCGCGAAAAAGGCGGCAAGCCGCTACGTCTGCTGGTCATCACCTATCCGCAGCGTCCTGATCTCGTCACCATGCTGCCGGTGGTCAAGGCGGAACTCGCAAAGATCGGCATCGCCATCGATACGCAGGTGGTGGAGAACATCCAGCAGATGGCTGCGGCCGGTGACTTCGACATCGCGCTCTGGGCGCAGCACACTGCCCCGACCGGCGATGCCGCCTTCTTCCTGAACTCGATGCTGAGAAGCGGTGCTTCGCTGAACTATGCGAAATATGCTTCGCGCGACTTCGACGCGATCCTCGATCGATTTGCGACCGAGGGCGATCCGGCAAGGCGAGTGGCGATCGCGCTGGATGCCCAGCAGAAACTGTTCGACGATGCGCCCGCCTCTTTCCTGGTATCGGCCGTCTGGTATGTCGGCCTGTCGAAGCGGCTGAAGAACTACGAGCCGTGGGGATCCGATTACCACGTGCTGCGCGCCGATATCGGCGAGGCGGAGTAA
- a CDS encoding ABC transporter permease yields the protein MIRLVRFGMQSIAGLLAISLASFSVITLMPADPVAIAIRVWSLPATDDTVAALRAEWGLDQPMLFRYLHWLADFLGGDWGRSFRTGEPVLAEFVERLPVSLSLGLAGLALAIALAIPLGFFSAAYPRGIVDRASRALSVFVQAVPAFWLGLVLLWVLGVQLRWVRPFANDWTAIVLPVLLIALHSVAVLSRVYRRDLKETSGQPHFRTALAKGLSERQALWRHGHRSALYALLSAIRSEAGWVIGSTATMEILFGLPGISQFLVQSIAARDQMVLQAYVMVVAVWMLVLNASANLAMRLLDPRLA from the coding sequence GTGATACGACTGGTCAGGTTCGGCATGCAATCGATAGCGGGGCTGCTGGCGATTTCGCTCGCCTCTTTCTCGGTCATCACCTTGATGCCGGCCGATCCGGTTGCGATCGCCATTCGCGTCTGGAGCCTGCCGGCGACGGATGACACCGTCGCCGCATTGAGGGCGGAGTGGGGCCTCGATCAACCCATGCTGTTTCGCTATCTCCATTGGCTGGCAGATTTCCTCGGCGGAGATTGGGGCCGTTCGTTTCGGACTGGAGAGCCGGTACTTGCCGAATTCGTTGAACGGCTGCCGGTTTCGCTGTCGCTCGGTCTCGCCGGCCTGGCGCTGGCGATCGCGCTGGCAATTCCGCTCGGGTTTTTCTCAGCGGCTTATCCTAGGGGTATTGTCGATCGGGCGAGCCGGGCTCTGTCGGTCTTCGTCCAGGCAGTGCCGGCCTTCTGGCTGGGCCTTGTTCTTCTCTGGGTCCTTGGTGTGCAGCTGCGCTGGGTCAGACCCTTCGCCAATGATTGGACCGCGATCGTCCTGCCCGTCCTGCTGATCGCGCTGCACTCGGTTGCCGTTCTCTCCCGCGTCTATCGGCGCGACCTGAAGGAGACCTCAGGGCAGCCGCATTTCCGCACCGCGCTTGCCAAGGGCCTTTCGGAACGGCAGGCGCTCTGGCGGCACGGCCACCGCAGCGCGCTCTATGCTCTCTTGTCAGCAATCCGTTCCGAAGCCGGCTGGGTGATCGGCAGTACCGCGACTATGGAAATCCTCTTCGGCCTGCCCGGCATCAGCCAGTTCTTGGTTCAAAGCATCGCGGCGCGCGACCAGATGGTGCTGCAGGCCTATGTCATGGTCGTTGCCGTCTGGATGCTGGTATTGAATGCCAGCGCTAATCTCGCCATGCGCCTTCTCGATCCGCGTCTCGCCTGA
- a CDS encoding ABC transporter permease has protein sequence MPRSIALAALAVFLCVGGFWQPHDPDAVDMLARHSGMTASHLLGTDHLGRDLLSRIMAGGWRTACVILSVGAIGFCAGTLLGTAAAVLGGWREKVILRFCEFFIMVPTLIVALTAAAIFGLSPLSAGLALGLAGVGPHALLAHSLSQRVLGKPFMLAARSLGVAPARMITRHLLPNTLPLMFAYVGNQAGLAAVAYASLAFIGLGADPSKPDWGSMLFEYRVFIFDHPMLMVWPGTAVAMTVSVMNRVFDDGQEGLRFRLVS, from the coding sequence ATGCCCCGGTCGATCGCGCTTGCGGCGCTCGCCGTCTTTTTGTGTGTCGGTGGTTTCTGGCAGCCCCATGATCCCGATGCGGTGGACATGCTTGCCCGTCATTCCGGCATGACCGCCAGCCATCTGCTCGGTACCGATCATCTCGGTCGCGATCTTCTATCCCGTATCATGGCCGGCGGCTGGCGGACGGCCTGCGTCATCCTCTCGGTCGGTGCGATCGGCTTTTGCGCGGGCACGCTGCTGGGCACCGCCGCTGCCGTCCTTGGTGGCTGGCGCGAGAAGGTGATCCTGCGCTTCTGCGAGTTCTTCATCATGGTGCCGACGCTCATTGTGGCACTGACAGCCGCGGCGATTTTCGGCCTGTCGCCGCTCAGCGCCGGATTGGCGCTAGGCTTGGCTGGCGTCGGGCCGCATGCGCTGCTTGCGCATTCGCTCAGCCAGCGGGTGCTCGGCAAGCCGTTCATGCTGGCGGCGAGGAGCCTCGGCGTCGCGCCAGCACGGATGATTACCCGCCATCTTCTGCCGAATACTCTGCCGCTGATGTTCGCCTATGTCGGCAACCAAGCGGGACTTGCCGCAGTCGCCTACGCCTCGCTCGCCTTCATCGGTCTCGGGGCCGATCCGTCGAAGCCGGATTGGGGATCGATGTTGTTCGAATATCGCGTGTTCATCTTCGACCACCCGATGCTGATGGTCTGGCCGGGGACAGCGGTTGCAATGACTGTCTCGGTGATGAACCGGGTTTTTGACGACGGCCAGGAGGGACTGCGTTTTCGTCTGGTTTCCTGA
- a CDS encoding DUF3299 domain-containing protein yields the protein MRRALSLLKLTTIMIGTACPALGVFAAAQPVLWSALRPADQSRLDVALPGMASSRSQGETLAWRDESRAVELTGFILPVDQDGDLVYEFMLVPWAGACSHSAAPPPNQLVHVVADEPFHLSRVYEVVTVTGNLRPGLDKAQLFIMDGVRVLDYGYSMSHAEVARATDIADPDLKSISPFGVLAR from the coding sequence ATGAGGCGCGCGCTTTCCCTCCTGAAACTAACGACGATCATGATCGGGACGGCTTGTCCGGCGTTGGGCGTCTTTGCGGCTGCTCAGCCGGTTTTATGGAGCGCCTTGCGGCCCGCGGATCAATCGAGATTAGACGTCGCGTTACCAGGCATGGCATCCAGTCGCTCCCAGGGCGAAACACTCGCGTGGCGTGACGAAAGCCGCGCGGTGGAGCTGACCGGGTTCATCCTGCCCGTCGATCAGGACGGCGACCTCGTCTACGAGTTCATGCTGGTGCCCTGGGCTGGAGCCTGCAGCCACAGCGCGGCTCCACCGCCCAACCAACTGGTCCATGTCGTAGCAGACGAGCCATTCCATCTTTCGAGGGTTTACGAGGTCGTCACTGTGACAGGAAATCTGCGACCCGGCCTGGACAAGGCCCAACTCTTCATCATGGACGGGGTGCGCGTCCTCGACTACGGCTACAGCATGAGCCATGCTGAGGTCGCGAGAGCGACCGATATCGCGGACCCCGACCTGAAGTCGATTTCACCGTTCGGCGTGCTTGCGCGATGA
- a CDS encoding murein L,D-transpeptidase catalytic domain family protein: MMADLHKDHSRRVFVNPKLKLLKYLGFLSAIACLFAPSASFASEGASRLPTWLNAHVGAGNGQIAPMVLERARALYLEKLSQGKIRNACYFAMDATRPNDLTEGPAGGRFYIICEAEQSFRVISSGHGGGRNLPGVANFTNERQCAKNFGNALNSNLTAGGAYLTSEIKTSFKGYYNVSPKQETVLTRSFVQFDGIGETANARQRAIGGHASALVSGICMMKKPDSPYANRDGYVPRGKLVTYAGGRSDGCTSWSPSETPQALSMVKDNPTTLYVYPESKDIAAVSKALAAAKAPEKSGLYWNATCLQEIGAPKFWAKETLEPIITKYTEDHPAPPPRPVPICEGFL, encoded by the coding sequence ATGATGGCCGACCTTCACAAAGATCATTCCCGGAGAGTGTTCGTGAATCCGAAGCTCAAACTTCTCAAATATCTTGGATTTTTATCCGCTATCGCCTGTCTATTCGCGCCTTCCGCATCCTTCGCCTCCGAAGGCGCGTCCCGGCTCCCGACTTGGCTGAACGCCCATGTCGGCGCCGGAAACGGCCAGATCGCGCCGATGGTGCTGGAAAGGGCGCGTGCGCTTTATCTGGAAAAGCTGTCACAAGGTAAGATCAGGAACGCCTGCTACTTCGCCATGGACGCCACGCGGCCGAACGACCTGACCGAGGGGCCCGCAGGGGGGCGGTTCTATATCATCTGTGAGGCTGAGCAGTCCTTTCGCGTAATTTCGTCGGGGCACGGCGGGGGCCGCAACCTGCCCGGCGTCGCAAACTTTACCAATGAACGGCAGTGCGCGAAGAACTTCGGCAATGCCCTCAACTCCAATCTGACCGCGGGCGGGGCCTATCTGACCAGCGAAATCAAGACGTCCTTCAAGGGCTACTACAACGTTTCTCCAAAACAGGAGACGGTCCTGACCAGGTCGTTCGTGCAGTTCGATGGGATCGGAGAAACTGCGAACGCCAGGCAGCGCGCGATAGGCGGACATGCCTCGGCACTCGTCTCTGGCATCTGCATGATGAAGAAGCCGGATAGTCCATACGCCAACCGCGATGGATATGTTCCCCGTGGCAAGCTGGTGACCTATGCGGGCGGCCGTAGTGATGGCTGCACCAGCTGGTCGCCTTCGGAGACGCCCCAGGCGCTGTCGATGGTCAAGGACAATCCGACGACCCTCTACGTCTATCCTGAGTCAAAAGACATCGCGGCTGTCTCCAAGGCACTGGCGGCGGCCAAGGCGCCGGAGAAATCGGGACTCTACTGGAACGCCACATGCCTGCAGGAGATCGGCGCGCCGAAGTTCTGGGCGAAGGAGACGCTGGAGCCGATCATCACCAAGTACACCGAAGATCATCCCGCACCGCCGCCACGGCCGGTTCCGATATGTGAAGGCTTCCTTTGA
- a CDS encoding GNAT family N-acetyltransferase — protein MDSELPGTLTVDNFEMRLADVSNAEISQLQSLSISVGWPHRAADWQHLLDIGKGYVALDEIGRVGASGMWFPHGEGFATFGMLITSPRLQTNGTARWLMKRIMADCGRNSIRLNSTREARRLYASLGFKPKQTVYQCQGTAIAPMSLAPLEEGLVLRRLDRGDLEAVIAFDTPAFGTERRLHLQRLFESSICFGLYHGERLRAFSMRRRFGRGHVVGPVVAGNDEDAITVTQPHIAAHADGFLRLDTHIDTGPFAALVQQCGLGIYATLTTMVTEGAASYGTGQNGSPRIYALASHSLG, from the coding sequence ATGGATAGCGAATTACCAGGAACCTTGACTGTCGATAATTTCGAGATGCGCCTTGCCGACGTCTCGAATGCCGAAATCTCACAGTTGCAGTCATTGTCAATCTCGGTGGGTTGGCCCCACCGGGCAGCCGACTGGCAGCATCTGCTCGACATCGGGAAAGGGTATGTCGCGCTTGATGAGATCGGCCGCGTAGGAGCCTCGGGAATGTGGTTTCCTCATGGCGAGGGTTTTGCCACGTTCGGGATGCTGATTACTTCGCCGAGGCTGCAGACCAACGGCACGGCCAGGTGGCTGATGAAGCGGATCATGGCAGACTGTGGCCGCAACAGTATTCGGCTTAACTCGACGCGCGAAGCCCGGCGCCTTTATGCTTCGCTGGGGTTCAAGCCGAAGCAGACGGTTTATCAGTGCCAGGGCACGGCGATCGCGCCGATGTCACTTGCGCCCCTGGAGGAAGGACTTGTTTTGAGACGGCTGGACCGCGGCGATCTGGAGGCGGTCATCGCCTTCGATACTCCTGCCTTCGGGACTGAACGTCGCCTGCATCTCCAGCGATTGTTCGAGAGTTCGATCTGCTTTGGTCTATACCACGGCGAGCGGCTGCGTGCCTTTTCGATGCGTCGGCGCTTCGGACGAGGACACGTTGTCGGACCGGTGGTCGCCGGCAACGACGAGGACGCCATCACCGTCACCCAACCGCATATCGCAGCCCATGCCGACGGGTTCCTGCGCCTCGATACCCATATCGACACCGGCCCGTTTGCAGCACTCGTCCAGCAGTGCGGGCTCGGCATCTACGCTACCCTCACGACGATGGTGACTGAAGGGGCGGCCAGCTATGGTACCGGACAAAATGGCAGCCCGAGGATCTATGCCCTAGCCTCGCATTCTCTCGGGTGA